From a region of the Mycolicibacterium sp. MU0050 genome:
- the secY gene encoding preprotein translocase subunit SecY produces MLSAFISSLRTPDLRRKILFTLGIVLLYRVGATLPSPGVDYGNVQKCIEQVSGGDSGQIYSLINLFSGGALLQLAVFAVGVMPYITASIIVQLLTVVIPRFEQLRKEGQSGQAKMTQYTRYLTIALAILQATSIVALAANGGLLQGCSLDIIPDTSIFSLVIMVLVMTAGAALVMWMGELVTERGVGNGMSLMIFAGIAAQIPGEGQMVLESRGGMVFTLVCLAALAILIGVIFVEQGQRRIPVQYAKRMVGRKMYGGTSTYLPLKVNQAGVIPVIFASSLIYIPQLITQLIQSGRSEPGNSWWDRFVADHLTNPADVVYVAFYFGLIVFFTYFYVSITFNPDERADEMKKFGGFIPGIRPGRPTADYLRFVLNRITLPGSIYLGVIAVMPNLFLQMGSGATLQNLPFGGVAVLIMIGVGLDTVKQIESQLMQRNYEGFLK; encoded by the coding sequence GTGCTCTCAGCCTTTATCTCGTCGCTGCGGACACCCGACCTGAGGCGCAAGATCCTCTTCACGCTCGGCATCGTCCTCCTGTACCGGGTCGGTGCCACCTTGCCGTCCCCGGGAGTCGACTACGGCAATGTGCAGAAGTGCATCGAGCAGGTCAGTGGCGGTGACTCCGGCCAGATCTATTCGCTGATCAACCTGTTCTCCGGCGGTGCGCTGCTGCAGCTGGCGGTCTTCGCGGTCGGCGTCATGCCCTACATCACCGCGAGCATCATCGTGCAGTTGCTCACCGTGGTCATCCCGCGGTTCGAGCAGCTGCGCAAGGAAGGCCAATCCGGCCAGGCCAAGATGACGCAGTACACCCGCTATCTGACGATCGCGTTGGCGATCCTGCAGGCCACCTCCATCGTGGCGCTGGCCGCCAACGGCGGCTTGCTGCAGGGCTGCTCGCTGGACATCATCCCGGACACCAGCATCTTCTCGCTGGTCATCATGGTCCTGGTGATGACCGCCGGTGCCGCGCTGGTCATGTGGATGGGTGAGCTGGTCACCGAGCGGGGCGTCGGCAACGGCATGTCGCTGATGATCTTCGCCGGCATCGCGGCCCAGATCCCCGGCGAGGGCCAGATGGTCCTGGAGAGCCGCGGCGGCATGGTCTTCACCCTGGTCTGCCTCGCCGCGCTGGCGATCCTGATCGGCGTCATCTTCGTCGAGCAGGGCCAGCGCCGGATCCCGGTGCAATACGCCAAGCGGATGGTCGGCCGCAAGATGTACGGCGGCACCTCGACCTACCTGCCGTTGAAGGTCAACCAGGCCGGCGTCATCCCGGTGATCTTCGCCTCGTCGCTGATCTACATTCCGCAGCTGATCACCCAGTTGATCCAGAGCGGCCGCAGCGAACCCGGCAACAGCTGGTGGGACCGGTTCGTCGCCGACCACCTCACCAACCCCGCCGACGTCGTCTACGTCGCGTTCTACTTCGGCCTGATCGTGTTCTTCACGTACTTCTACGTGTCGATCACGTTCAACCCCGATGAGCGCGCCGACGAGATGAAGAAGTTCGGCGGTTTCATCCCGGGCATCCGGCCCGGTCGTCCGACCGCGGATTACCTGCGCTTCGTCCTGAACCGCATCACCCTGCCCGGCTCCATCTATCTCGGTGTGATCGCCGTGATGCCCAACCTGTTCCTGCAGATGGGTAGCGGGGCCACCTTGCAGAACCTGCCGTTCGGCGGTGTGGCGGTGCTGATCATGATCGGCGTTGGTCTGGATACCGTGAAGCAGATCGAAAGCCAGCTCATGCAGCGCAACTACGAAGGGTTTCTCAAGTGA
- a CDS encoding adenylate kinase, with protein sequence MRIVLLGPPGAGKGTQAVKLAEELGVPQISTGDLFRHNISNGTDLGNEAKKYLDAGDLVPATLTNALVDDRLNDDDAAAGFILDGFPRSVEQAEALAEMLAKRGVQLDAVIEFRVPEDELVARLKGRGRADDTEDVIRHRMGVYRDETAPLLDFYRDQLKTVDAVGSLDEVFARALQALGR encoded by the coding sequence GTGAGAATCGTTTTGCTCGGACCACCTGGAGCCGGTAAGGGAACTCAGGCGGTCAAGCTGGCGGAGGAACTCGGCGTGCCGCAGATCTCCACCGGCGATCTGTTCCGCCACAACATCAGCAACGGGACCGATCTGGGCAACGAGGCCAAGAAGTACCTCGACGCCGGGGACCTGGTCCCGGCCACGCTGACCAACGCGCTGGTGGACGACCGACTGAACGACGACGACGCCGCGGCCGGCTTCATCCTCGACGGCTTCCCGCGCTCGGTGGAGCAGGCCGAGGCGCTGGCCGAGATGCTGGCCAAGCGTGGCGTGCAGCTCGACGCCGTGATCGAGTTCCGGGTGCCCGAGGACGAGCTGGTGGCGCGCCTGAAGGGCCGCGGCCGCGCCGACGACACCGAGGACGTCATCCGGCACCGGATGGGCGTCTACCGGGACGAGACCGCCCCGCTGCTCGATTTCTACCGCGATCAGCTCAAGACGGTCGACGCCGTCGGTTCGCTGGACGAGGTCTTCGCGCGGGCCCTGCAGGCCCTCGGCCGCTGA
- a CDS encoding class I SAM-dependent methyltransferase — protein sequence MTRTDDDSWDLASSVGATATMVAAARAVATRTENPVIDDPYAAPLVEAVGIEFFSRLARGELTPGELDSDNPVGMARFADGMAARTRFFDEFFATATGAGIRQAVILASGLDARAYRLAWPAGTVLFEIDQPEVIDFKADTLAGLGARAGVDLRTVAVDLRADWPAALTAAGFDAAAPTAWIAEGLFGYLPPDGQDRLLDQITALSAPGSRLAAEGVPSHQGADEDETRARMQASTDRWREHGFDIDFSALVFLGDRAEVTTYLQGHGWSTTAVQANDLLVRYGLQRLDEDEGFAAVTYVTAELDTPRKDQ from the coding sequence GTGACCCGCACCGATGACGACTCCTGGGACCTGGCCTCCAGCGTCGGGGCCACCGCCACCATGGTCGCCGCCGCCCGGGCGGTGGCCACCCGGACCGAGAACCCGGTGATCGACGACCCGTACGCGGCACCGTTGGTGGAGGCCGTCGGGATCGAGTTCTTCAGCCGGTTGGCCCGCGGTGAGCTCACCCCGGGCGAACTCGACAGCGACAACCCGGTGGGGATGGCCCGGTTCGCCGACGGCATGGCCGCCCGTACGCGGTTCTTCGACGAATTCTTCGCCACGGCCACCGGAGCCGGCATCCGCCAGGCCGTGATCTTGGCCTCCGGCCTGGACGCCCGCGCCTACCGACTGGCGTGGCCGGCCGGCACGGTGCTCTTCGAGATCGATCAGCCGGAGGTCATCGACTTCAAGGCCGACACCCTGGCCGGTCTGGGCGCGCGGGCCGGCGTGGATCTGCGCACCGTCGCGGTCGATCTGCGCGCCGACTGGCCGGCGGCGCTGACGGCCGCCGGTTTCGACGCCGCCGCGCCCACGGCCTGGATCGCCGAGGGACTGTTCGGCTATTTGCCGCCCGACGGCCAGGACCGGCTGCTCGACCAGATCACCGCGCTCAGCGCGCCCGGCAGCCGGCTGGCGGCCGAGGGCGTGCCCAGCCATCAGGGCGCCGACGAGGACGAGACCCGGGCCCGGATGCAGGCCTCGACCGACCGCTGGCGCGAGCACGGCTTCGACATCGACTTCTCGGCGCTGGTGTTTCTCGGTGACCGCGCCGAGGTCACCACCTACCTGCAGGGGCATGGGTGGTCGACGACGGCGGTCCAGGCCAACGACCTGCTGGTCCGCTACGGCCTGCAGCGACTCGACGAGGACGAGGGTTTCGCGGCGGTCACCTACGTGACCGCGGAACTCGACACACCGCGCAAGGACCAATAG
- a CDS encoding MFS transporter produces MQGEQQVTTSEDPQPPPGVLKRAIAASAIGNATEWFDYGIYAFGVSYISVAIFPGDTQSATLMALMTFAVSFLVRPLGGFVWGPLGDRIGRRQVLAVTILLMSGATLCVGLVPSYDAIGFWAPVLMVVLRMIQGFSTGGEYGGAATFMAEYSPTRRRGMLGSFLEFGTLAGFSLGALLMLTMSLILNDDQMHSWGWRLPFLVAAPLGLIGVYLRSRLDETPVFQELEDQGREQKGYTAEFKDLMVQYWRPILRLGGLVVALNVVNYTLLTYMPTYLGVTIGLSDTMSLLVPIIGMLSMMVFLPFAGHLSDRVGRKPMWWFSLIGLFIAGVPMFLLMSTGPMGAVLGFAVLGLLYVPQLATISATFPAMFPTQVRYAGFAIAYNVSTSLFGGTAPAVNDWMINATGDNLVPAYYMMGACVIGAIALFGLPETARCPIGGTETPGTEDAPDQLEYAVAGDRSA; encoded by the coding sequence GTGCAGGGCGAGCAGCAGGTGACGACGTCGGAAGATCCGCAGCCGCCGCCCGGAGTCCTCAAACGCGCGATCGCCGCCTCGGCGATCGGCAACGCCACCGAGTGGTTCGACTACGGCATCTACGCGTTCGGCGTCTCCTACATCTCGGTGGCGATCTTCCCGGGTGACACCCAGAGCGCCACCCTGATGGCGCTCATGACGTTCGCGGTCTCCTTCCTGGTGCGGCCCCTGGGCGGGTTCGTCTGGGGTCCGCTCGGCGACCGGATCGGCCGCCGTCAAGTCTTGGCGGTCACCATCCTGTTGATGTCCGGTGCCACCCTGTGCGTGGGACTGGTGCCGTCCTATGACGCGATCGGCTTCTGGGCGCCGGTGCTGATGGTGGTGCTGCGGATGATCCAGGGCTTCTCCACCGGTGGCGAATACGGCGGGGCGGCCACGTTCATGGCCGAGTACTCGCCGACGCGGCGGCGCGGAATGCTGGGCAGCTTCCTGGAATTCGGCACCCTGGCCGGCTTCTCCCTGGGTGCGTTGTTGATGCTGACCATGTCGCTGATCCTCAACGACGACCAGATGCACAGCTGGGGTTGGCGTTTGCCGTTCCTGGTGGCCGCGCCCCTCGGCCTGATCGGGGTGTATCTGCGGTCCCGGTTGGACGAGACCCCGGTCTTCCAGGAACTCGAGGACCAGGGCCGCGAGCAGAAGGGCTACACCGCGGAGTTCAAGGATCTGATGGTGCAGTACTGGCGGCCGATCCTGCGCCTCGGTGGCCTGGTGGTGGCCCTCAACGTGGTCAACTACACGCTGCTGACCTACATGCCCACCTATCTCGGGGTCACCATCGGCCTGTCGGACACCATGTCACTGCTGGTGCCGATCATCGGCATGCTGTCGATGATGGTGTTCCTGCCGTTCGCCGGTCACCTCTCGGATCGGGTGGGACGCAAACCGATGTGGTGGTTCTCGCTGATCGGCCTGTTCATCGCCGGCGTCCCGATGTTCCTGCTGATGAGCACCGGGCCGATGGGCGCGGTGCTCGGATTCGCGGTCCTGGGCCTGCTGTACGTACCGCAGCTGGCCACCATCTCGGCGACGTTCCCGGCGATGTTCCCCACCCAGGTGCGCTACGCCGGGTTCGCGATCGCCTACAACGTGTCGACGTCGCTGTTCGGTGGTACCGCGCCGGCGGTCAACGACTGGATGATCAACGCCACCGGCGACAACCTGGTGCCGGCGTACTACATGATGGGCGCCTGCGTGATCGGCGCGATCGCGTTGTTCGGTCTGCCCGAGACCGCCCGCTGTCCCATCGGCGGTACCGAGACACCGGGCACCGAGGACGCTCCCGATCAGCTGGAGTACGCGGTCGCCGGCGACCGGTCAGCCTGA
- the rplO gene encoding 50S ribosomal protein L15 encodes MSVIKLHDLKPAAGSKTAKTRVGRGEGSKGKTAGRGTKGTKARKNVPVTFEGGQMPIHMRLPKLKGFKNRFRTEYAVVNVGDINKAFPEGGTVGVDELVGAGLVRKNVLVKVLGDGKLSAKVDVTAHKFSGSAREAITAAGGSATEL; translated from the coding sequence GTGAGCGTCATCAAGCTCCATGACCTGAAGCCGGCCGCCGGGTCGAAGACCGCCAAGACCCGCGTGGGTCGCGGTGAGGGTTCCAAGGGTAAGACCGCGGGTCGCGGCACCAAGGGCACCAAGGCGCGCAAGAACGTGCCGGTGACCTTCGAGGGCGGGCAGATGCCGATCCACATGCGGCTGCCCAAGCTCAAGGGCTTCAAGAACCGGTTCCGCACCGAGTACGCCGTCGTCAACGTCGGCGACATCAACAAGGCGTTCCCCGAGGGCGGCACCGTCGGTGTCGACGAACTCGTGGGCGCGGGCCTGGTCCGCAAGAACGTTCTGGTGAAGGTGCTGGGCGACGGCAAGCTGTCGGCGAAGGTCGACGTGACGGCCCACAAGTTCAGCGGTAGCGCGCGGGAGGCCATCACGGCCGCCGGCGGCAGTGCCACCGAGCTGTAA
- a CDS encoding DUF732 domain-containing protein — MEHRRRTHRRCVAVLAAAGATALLGAGPAQASSDDQWFSDAVATLNIPMAPNVDVPKVGRDVCDMITTGRSQTIDPVRTIRGVVGALENSGMNRNQAVGVMRAAVAVYCPEHGSVIGRLR, encoded by the coding sequence ATGGAGCACCGGCGACGGACCCACCGGCGTTGCGTCGCGGTGCTGGCCGCGGCCGGCGCCACCGCACTGCTCGGCGCCGGACCGGCCCAGGCCAGTTCCGACGATCAGTGGTTCAGCGACGCGGTGGCGACCCTGAACATCCCGATGGCCCCGAATGTCGACGTGCCCAAGGTGGGCCGGGACGTTTGCGACATGATCACCACGGGGCGGTCGCAGACCATCGACCCCGTCCGGACCATCCGCGGCGTGGTGGGCGCGCTGGAGAACAGCGGGATGAACCGCAACCAGGCCGTGGGCGTGATGCGTGCGGCGGTGGCCGTCTACTGTCCCGAGCACGGCTCGGTGATCGGGCGTCTGCGGTAG
- a CDS encoding class I SAM-dependent methyltransferase, protein MVRSEGDTWDLASSVGATATSVAASRALASRGPNPPIHDPYAAELVRAVGIDYCIRVADGAVDFDDDPLFDGDTMRDQIVVRTRYFDDFLTESVARGIRQVVVLASGLDTRAYRMDWPAGTVVFEIDQPAVIEFKTRVLDVLGAAPGCERRTVALDLREDWPAALRAAGFDPAAPTAWIAEGLLIYLPPDAQDRLLDNVTALSAPGSRLATEHMDSRAFTGDWARKLTERGRRHGSDIDLTKLFYSDERTAARDHLAGRGWQIDIRTTEQAYTANGFAPPADELLSMIGDSGYLTAELSAPPS, encoded by the coding sequence ATGGTCCGCAGCGAGGGCGACACCTGGGACCTGGCCTCCAGCGTCGGCGCCACGGCAACGTCGGTGGCGGCATCGCGGGCGCTGGCCAGCCGAGGCCCCAACCCGCCGATCCACGATCCGTACGCCGCGGAGCTGGTCCGGGCCGTCGGCATCGACTACTGCATCCGGGTGGCCGACGGCGCCGTCGATTTCGACGACGACCCGCTGTTCGACGGTGACACCATGCGGGACCAAATCGTGGTTCGGACCCGCTATTTCGACGATTTCCTCACCGAGTCCGTCGCCCGGGGCATCCGCCAGGTCGTCGTTCTGGCCTCCGGTTTGGACACCCGCGCCTACCGGATGGACTGGCCCGCGGGCACCGTGGTGTTCGAGATCGACCAGCCGGCGGTGATCGAGTTCAAGACCCGGGTGCTCGACGTGCTGGGCGCCGCGCCCGGCTGCGAGCGGCGCACGGTCGCCCTGGATCTGCGGGAGGACTGGCCCGCGGCGCTGCGCGCGGCCGGCTTCGACCCCGCCGCGCCGACGGCGTGGATCGCCGAGGGGCTGCTGATCTACCTGCCCCCCGACGCGCAGGATCGGCTGCTGGACAACGTCACCGCGCTCAGCGCGCCGGGCAGCCGGCTGGCCACCGAGCACATGGACAGCCGGGCGTTCACCGGCGACTGGGCTCGCAAGCTGACCGAACGCGGTCGGCGCCACGGCAGCGACATCGATCTGACCAAGCTGTTCTATTCCGACGAGCGCACCGCGGCCCGCGACCACCTCGCCGGGCGCGGCTGGCAGATCGACATCCGCACCACCGAACAGGCCTACACTGCAAACGGTTTCGCCCCGCCCGCCGACGAGTTGCTGTCCATGATCGGCGATTCCGGCTACCTGACCGCCGAACTGTCCGCCCCGCCGAGCTGA
- the sppA gene encoding signal peptide peptidase SppA, translating to MFSLLPGLPGPDDVRALAKKVDTARHNGVPAGCILELDLESVPPETGSHSPVAMLSNVVGQRRPLTLRETVATLHRAADDERVAGLIARVQISAAAPGPIQELREAIVAFSAVKPSLAWAETYPGTLSYYLASAFGEVWMQPSGTVGLIGFATSPLFLREALDKAGIEAQFIARGEYKSAASLFTEDGYTPAHREADTRIVESLAAQVFAGVAEARDLTPEAVDALADRAPLLRDDALAGRLIDRVGFRDEAYGRIAELVGAEGISPTTGDPDGADAPPRLYLSKYARSGKPELPAMNIPGRKGPATVAVVTLAGQIVSGRTVPQVLPLGRPSAGGDTIAAALREAVADDDISAIVLRVDSPGGSVTASETVWREVVRARAAGKPVVASMGAVAASGGYYVSMAADAIVANPGTITGSIGVVTGKLIARHLKDRLGVASDAVRTNANADAWSSNAPFTAEQQARVEAEADLFYTDFVERVAQGRGMSTEAVEAIAQGRVWTGADALERGLVDELGGLRTAVRRAKVLAGIDPDVKVRVVSSPGSSLRDLLRSKPSSVPAAALLSAALPSVLAGAAAEAFDQAQRQFAGANALWLGQHRF from the coding sequence ATGTTCTCTCTGCTGCCCGGCCTGCCCGGTCCCGACGACGTGCGAGCGCTGGCCAAGAAGGTCGACACCGCCCGCCACAACGGCGTGCCCGCCGGGTGCATCCTGGAACTCGACCTGGAATCGGTGCCACCGGAGACCGGCAGCCACAGCCCCGTCGCGATGCTGTCGAATGTCGTCGGTCAGCGCCGGCCGCTGACCCTGCGGGAGACGGTGGCGACGCTGCACCGGGCGGCCGACGACGAGCGCGTCGCCGGCCTGATCGCGCGGGTGCAGATCAGCGCCGCCGCGCCGGGCCCGATCCAGGAACTGCGGGAGGCGATCGTTGCCTTCAGCGCGGTCAAGCCGTCGCTGGCCTGGGCCGAGACCTACCCCGGCACGCTGTCCTACTATCTGGCCTCGGCGTTCGGCGAGGTGTGGATGCAGCCTTCGGGGACCGTCGGGCTGATCGGTTTCGCGACCAGTCCGCTGTTCTTGCGGGAGGCGTTGGACAAGGCGGGCATCGAGGCGCAGTTCATCGCCCGCGGTGAGTACAAGTCGGCGGCCAGTCTGTTCACCGAGGACGGCTACACCCCCGCCCACCGCGAGGCGGACACCCGGATTGTCGAAAGCCTGGCGGCGCAGGTGTTCGCCGGTGTGGCCGAGGCCCGCGACCTGACGCCCGAAGCGGTCGACGCCCTTGCCGACCGCGCACCGCTGCTGCGCGACGACGCACTGGCGGGACGACTGATCGACCGCGTCGGATTCCGCGACGAGGCCTACGGCAGGATCGCCGAACTCGTGGGGGCCGAAGGTATTTCGCCGACCACCGGCGATCCGGACGGCGCGGATGCGCCGCCCCGGTTGTACCTGTCCAAGTACGCCCGCAGCGGCAAGCCCGAGCTGCCGGCGATGAACATCCCGGGCCGCAAGGGGCCGGCCACCGTCGCCGTCGTCACGCTGGCCGGGCAGATCGTCAGCGGGCGCACGGTGCCGCAGGTGTTGCCCCTCGGGCGCCCCAGCGCCGGCGGGGACACCATCGCCGCCGCGCTGCGCGAGGCCGTGGCCGACGACGACATCTCGGCGATCGTGCTGCGGGTGGACAGCCCGGGTGGGTCGGTCACGGCCTCGGAAACCGTCTGGCGCGAGGTGGTCCGGGCCCGAGCCGCAGGTAAGCCGGTGGTCGCGTCGATGGGCGCGGTGGCCGCCTCGGGCGGCTATTACGTGTCGATGGCGGCCGACGCGATCGTCGCCAACCCCGGCACCATCACCGGTTCGATCGGTGTGGTCACCGGCAAGCTGATCGCGCGGCATCTCAAGGACCGCCTCGGGGTGGCCTCGGATGCGGTGCGCACCAACGCCAATGCCGACGCGTGGTCGAGCAACGCCCCGTTCACCGCCGAACAGCAGGCGCGGGTCGAGGCCGAGGCCGACCTGTTCTACACCGATTTCGTCGAACGCGTCGCCCAGGGGCGGGGGATGAGCACCGAGGCGGTCGAGGCGATCGCGCAGGGCCGGGTGTGGACCGGTGCCGACGCGCTCGAGCGTGGCCTCGTCGACGAACTCGGCGGGCTGCGCACCGCGGTACGGCGGGCGAAGGTGCTGGCCGGGATCGACCCGGACGTGAAGGTGCGGGTGGTGTCCTCGCCGGGATCTTCGCTGCGGGACCTGCTGCGGTCCAAGCCGTCCTCGGTGCCGGCCGCCGCGCTGCTGTCCGCCGCGCTGCCGTCCGTGTTGGCCGGCGCCGCCGCCGAGGCGTTTGACCAGGCGCAACGGCAGTTCGCCGGGGCCAACGCGCTCTGGCTGGGACAGCACCGGTTTTGA
- a CDS encoding class I SAM-dependent methyltransferase: MARTGDDSWDLASSVGATATMVAAGRAFASRDPDPLIDDPFAEPLVRAVGLEFFSRMLDGDLDMSQLPDASPERVQAMIDGMAVRTKFFDDYFHDAVGTGIRQAVILASGLDARAYRLEWAPGTVVYEVDQPRVIEFKSTTLAGLGAAPTAERRTVGIDLREDWPTALRAAGFDPAAPTAWLAEGLLIYLPPEAQDRLFDLITALSARGSTVATEYAPGIIDFDADQARELSAPLREHGLDVDMPTLVYPGQRSHVMDYLAGLGWRVDGVPRDDLFARYRRPAPVDSIDPLGEIVYVSATLT, from the coding sequence ATGGCACGCACCGGTGACGACTCGTGGGACCTGGCCTCCAGCGTGGGCGCCACCGCGACCATGGTGGCGGCCGGCCGCGCCTTCGCGAGCCGGGACCCCGACCCGCTGATCGACGATCCGTTCGCCGAACCGCTGGTGCGTGCGGTGGGACTGGAGTTCTTCAGCCGCATGCTGGACGGTGACCTCGACATGTCGCAGCTGCCGGATGCGTCGCCGGAGCGGGTGCAGGCGATGATCGACGGAATGGCGGTGCGCACGAAGTTCTTCGACGACTACTTCCATGATGCGGTCGGCACCGGGATCCGCCAGGCGGTGATCCTGGCCTCCGGTCTGGACGCGCGGGCCTATCGGTTGGAGTGGGCGCCGGGCACCGTGGTCTACGAGGTCGACCAGCCCCGGGTCATCGAGTTCAAGTCGACCACGCTGGCCGGGCTCGGCGCCGCACCGACGGCCGAGCGCCGCACCGTGGGCATCGACCTGCGCGAGGACTGGCCGACGGCATTGCGCGCGGCCGGCTTCGATCCCGCGGCGCCCACCGCGTGGTTGGCCGAGGGGTTGCTGATCTATCTGCCACCCGAGGCACAGGATCGCCTCTTCGACCTCATCACCGCGCTGTCGGCGCGCGGCAGCACGGTGGCCACCGAATACGCGCCCGGCATCATCGATTTCGACGCCGACCAGGCGCGGGAACTCTCGGCCCCGCTGCGCGAGCACGGCCTCGACGTCGACATGCCCACCCTGGTGTACCCCGGACAGCGCAGTCACGTCATGGACTACCTGGCCGGCCTGGGCTGGCGGGTCGACGGCGTCCCGCGCGACGACCTGTTCGCCAGGTACCGGCGGCCGGCCCCGGTCGACTCGATCGACCCACTCGGCGAGATCGTGTATGTCAGCGCCACTTTGACCTGA
- the rpmD gene encoding 50S ribosomal protein L30: MAEVKITQVRGVIGARWKQRESLRTLGLRKIRHSVVREDNEQTRGLIRVVHHLVEVEPVEEGGK, from the coding sequence ATGGCTGAAGTGAAGATCACCCAGGTGCGCGGCGTCATCGGCGCGCGCTGGAAGCAGCGGGAGAGTCTGCGCACTCTCGGCCTGCGGAAGATCCGCCATTCGGTGGTCCGCGAGGACAACGAGCAGACGCGCGGACTGATCCGCGTCGTACATCACCTCGTCGAGGTTGAGCCAGTTGAGGAGGGCGGCAAGTGA
- a CDS encoding serine hydrolase domain-containing protein: MVLKVTVAPDLIDGDVDEGYGKVADAFRANFAAGREVGAALVVYRDGAKVVDLWGGYRDGVTKARWQPDTMVNTFSTTKGVAALVVAHAVSAGLFDYDAPVCEYWPEFGAGGKNRVTVRQLLGHQAGVCALKPAPTLAEVGDPARLAPMLAAQRPAWRPGARHGYHAVTLGWYQSELIRRTDPGGRTLGRYLADEIAVPMDLDYHIGLPASVDRDRVAFIHGWPRVEALLNARSLPLGTTLSSLNPFGLFARAGAVPRSVNAFTSDYNRDDVRSVEIPSVNGIGTARAVAELYSEASRTGARIGICPKTLSALQDPAELPAGGARDKVLGVPTAYSLGFSKPTRDFCFGSSGTAFGTPGLGGSFGFADPDTGVGYGYVMNRLGFHLHSDPRELSIRQALFGGVLGVRPQR; the protein is encoded by the coding sequence ATGGTTTTGAAGGTGACGGTCGCGCCCGACCTGATCGACGGGGACGTCGACGAGGGGTACGGGAAGGTGGCGGACGCGTTCCGCGCCAACTTCGCCGCGGGCCGCGAGGTCGGCGCGGCGCTGGTGGTCTACCGCGACGGCGCGAAGGTGGTCGACCTGTGGGGCGGGTACCGCGACGGCGTGACGAAGGCCCGGTGGCAGCCCGACACCATGGTGAACACGTTCTCCACGACCAAGGGCGTCGCAGCCCTGGTCGTGGCCCACGCGGTCTCGGCGGGCCTGTTCGACTATGACGCACCGGTGTGCGAGTACTGGCCCGAATTCGGGGCCGGGGGCAAGAACCGGGTGACGGTGCGACAACTGCTGGGACATCAGGCCGGGGTGTGCGCCCTCAAACCGGCGCCGACCCTGGCCGAAGTCGGCGACCCGGCGCGGCTGGCGCCGATGCTCGCCGCGCAGCGCCCCGCCTGGCGCCCGGGAGCGCGGCACGGGTACCACGCCGTGACGTTGGGCTGGTACCAGTCCGAGCTGATCCGTCGAACCGACCCCGGGGGCCGCACCCTGGGCCGCTATCTCGCCGACGAGATCGCCGTCCCGATGGACCTCGACTATCACATCGGGCTGCCGGCCTCGGTGGATCGAGATCGCGTCGCCTTCATTCACGGCTGGCCGCGGGTCGAGGCGCTGCTGAACGCGCGCAGCCTGCCCCTCGGTACGACCCTGTCGTCGCTGAACCCGTTCGGGCTGTTCGCCCGGGCGGGTGCGGTACCCCGGTCGGTGAACGCCTTCACCAGCGACTACAACCGCGACGACGTCCGCTCCGTCGAAATCCCGTCGGTCAACGGGATCGGTACGGCGCGAGCGGTCGCCGAGCTGTACTCGGAGGCATCGCGAACCGGGGCGCGGATCGGAATCTGCCCGAAAACCCTGTCGGCCCTGCAGGATCCGGCGGAGCTACCGGCGGGCGGCGCGCGGGACAAGGTGCTGGGGGTCCCCACCGCCTACTCGTTGGGGTTCAGCAAGCCGACCCGCGACTTCTGTTTCGGCTCCTCCGGTACCGCCTTCGGAACCCCCGGCCTTGGCGGCTCGTTCGGATTCGCCGACCCGGACACCGGCGTCGGCTACGGCTATGTGATGAACCGGCTGGGATTCCACCTGCACAGCGACCCGCGTGAGCTGTCGATCCGGCAGGCGCTGTTCGGCGGCGTACTCGGAGTGCGCCCGCAACGCTAG